The Altererythrobacter sp. ZODW24 genome window below encodes:
- a CDS encoding 2Fe-2S iron-sulfur cluster-binding protein yields MPKLVVTNREGNTTDLDVENGLTVMEAIRDNGFDELLALCGGCASCATCHIHVDPAFMDKLSAMSEDEDDLLESSDHREENSRLSCQVPFTPELDGLKVTIAPED; encoded by the coding sequence ATGCCGAAGCTGGTCGTTACCAATCGTGAAGGCAACACAACCGATCTCGACGTCGAAAACGGCCTGACCGTTATGGAAGCCATTCGTGACAATGGGTTTGACGAATTGCTGGCGCTGTGCGGCGGCTGCGCTTCATGCGCGACGTGCCACATCCATGTCGACCCGGCCTTTATGGATAAGCTATCTGCTATGTCGGAAGATGAAGATGATCTGCTGGAAAGTAGCGATCACCGCGAAGAAAACTCGCGCCTCAGCTGCCAAGTGCCGTTCACTCCTGAACTGGACGGTTTGAAGGTCACAATCGCACCAGAAGACTGA
- a CDS encoding DNA-3-methyladenine glycosylase, giving the protein MGLSEAQIRDGLNAVVEREPKFGGALERVGYPEARIRPTGYRTLLRTIVGQQVSVAAAASVWNKLEALLGEDIPPQVLLDTEFDELRACGLSRQKQGYARSLCELVTCGELDIENLPSDDEEAIAELTKIKGIGRWSAEIYLLFAEGRPDIWPAGDLAVQAGLHGILGLAERPSEKEARILAEGWSPHRGSVAILTWHAYNNPAL; this is encoded by the coding sequence ATGGGTTTAAGCGAAGCGCAAATTCGCGACGGATTGAACGCGGTTGTCGAGCGCGAGCCAAAGTTTGGCGGAGCCCTTGAACGAGTGGGCTATCCCGAAGCGCGCATCCGACCCACCGGATACCGCACGTTGCTGCGCACCATCGTGGGCCAGCAGGTCAGCGTCGCTGCAGCAGCATCGGTATGGAACAAGCTGGAAGCGCTGCTCGGAGAAGACATCCCACCGCAGGTTCTGCTTGATACCGAGTTCGACGAACTGCGGGCCTGCGGATTGTCACGCCAAAAACAAGGCTATGCCCGCTCGCTTTGCGAGCTCGTAACATGCGGCGAGCTGGACATCGAAAATCTGCCCAGTGACGACGAAGAAGCCATCGCTGAACTGACCAAGATTAAGGGCATCGGCCGGTGGTCTGCAGAAATCTATCTGCTGTTTGCAGAAGGCCGCCCGGACATTTGGCCAGCAGGAGACCTAGCCGTTCAGGCGGGCTTGCATGGTATTCTGGGCCTAGCCGAACGCCCGAGCGAGAAGGAGGCGCGCATACTTGCCGAAGGCTGGTCGCCGCATCGCGGATCGGTCGCCATTTTGACTTGGCATGCCTATAATAACCCCGCACTTTGA
- a CDS encoding S9 family peptidase — protein sequence MTTTQTTTSAATAEAAPLIPREVLFGNPTRSSGKLSPDGKWLSWLAPKDGVMNVWLAPADDLDAAKTMTDATDRPIRQYFWSGDSKNLLYVQDKGGDENFLLYGVDIASGEERTLTPFENTRAQVVGTSNAYPNKMLVGVNNRDPRLHDVHMLDLDTGALELVMQNEGFAGYLADDLLKLRMALKPNAAGGMDFYKINDGEIEGEAFASTALEDSLTTQPAGFTNDGKTMYWIDSRGRNTAALIAEDVATGEKTIIAESDKADVGGAMSDPMTGEVEATSITYLKTEWTATDPDVKASLDWLDTRLDGDFGVSSRTKADDKWVVWNDPVTTPGKVYLYDRKAQTLTDFYMTRPDLEGAPLQAMHTLEITSRDGLTLPSYLTLPPGSDSDGDGVPDAAVPMVLLVHGGPWARDGYGYNSYHQWLANRGYAVMSVNFRGSTGFGKDFISAGDLEWGKKMHDDLIDAVNYAVEKGVTSDDKVAIMGGSYGGYATLAGLTFTPDEFACGVDIVGPSNLETLLATIPPYWEPMIAQFHERMGNPNTPEGLAMLKERSPLYSADKIVKPLLIGQGANDPRVNQDESDQIVEAMKAKGIPVTYVLYPDEGHGFAKPANNIAFNAVTENFLATCLGGRAEPIGDTVKNSTAEIVEGADFVQGLEEALAE from the coding sequence ATGACAACCACACAAACGACAACTTCCGCCGCGACCGCTGAAGCAGCACCTCTGATCCCGCGCGAAGTTTTGTTCGGCAATCCAACCCGCTCTTCCGGCAAACTCAGCCCAGATGGCAAATGGCTAAGCTGGCTCGCGCCCAAGGACGGTGTGATGAATGTCTGGCTGGCACCTGCCGATGATCTCGATGCGGCGAAAACAATGACCGATGCGACGGATCGCCCGATCCGCCAGTATTTCTGGTCCGGCGATTCCAAGAACCTACTCTATGTACAGGACAAAGGCGGTGACGAGAACTTCCTGCTTTACGGCGTCGATATCGCCAGCGGTGAAGAACGCACCTTGACCCCTTTCGAGAACACCCGCGCGCAAGTTGTGGGCACGTCGAACGCTTATCCCAACAAGATGCTGGTGGGCGTAAACAACCGCGACCCGCGCTTGCATGATGTCCATATGCTTGATCTCGATACGGGCGCGCTAGAGCTGGTCATGCAGAACGAGGGCTTCGCGGGGTATCTCGCGGATGACCTTCTGAAACTGCGCATGGCGCTCAAGCCCAATGCGGCAGGCGGTATGGATTTTTACAAAATCAATGACGGCGAGATCGAGGGTGAAGCATTTGCCAGCACGGCGCTGGAAGATTCGCTAACCACCCAGCCCGCTGGATTCACCAATGATGGCAAGACCATGTATTGGATCGATAGCCGCGGCCGCAACACAGCTGCGCTGATCGCAGAAGATGTCGCGACCGGTGAAAAGACTATCATTGCGGAAAGCGACAAGGCTGACGTTGGCGGCGCGATGTCTGACCCGATGACGGGTGAAGTCGAAGCGACAAGCATCACCTATTTGAAGACCGAATGGACCGCGACCGATCCCGACGTTAAGGCTTCGCTCGATTGGCTGGACACCAGATTGGATGGCGACTTCGGCGTATCATCGCGCACCAAGGCTGATGACAAATGGGTCGTATGGAATGATCCCGTCACCACGCCGGGCAAGGTCTATCTGTATGACCGTAAGGCGCAAACGCTGACCGACTTCTATATGACGCGTCCCGATCTGGAAGGCGCGCCATTGCAAGCGATGCATACTCTGGAGATTACCAGCCGCGACGGTCTCACGCTTCCCAGCTATCTCACTCTGCCCCCTGGCAGCGATAGCGACGGTGATGGTGTTCCCGATGCCGCCGTTCCCATGGTTCTGCTGGTGCATGGCGGCCCATGGGCGCGCGATGGTTACGGTTACAACTCATATCACCAATGGCTCGCCAATCGCGGCTACGCGGTGATGAGCGTGAACTTCCGCGGCTCCACCGGATTCGGTAAAGACTTCATCTCTGCCGGTGATTTGGAATGGGGCAAGAAGATGCATGACGATCTGATCGACGCAGTGAATTACGCGGTCGAAAAGGGTGTCACGTCTGATGATAAGGTCGCCATTATGGGCGGTTCATACGGCGGTTATGCCACTCTGGCAGGCCTGACCTTTACGCCTGACGAGTTTGCCTGCGGCGTCGACATTGTGGGCCCGTCGAACCTCGAAACTCTGCTCGCGACCATCCCGCCTTACTGGGAGCCGATGATCGCTCAGTTCCACGAGCGGATGGGCAATCCCAACACGCCGGAAGGCCTTGCCATGCTGAAGGAGCGCAGCCCGCTCTACAGCGCCGATAAGATCGTGAAGCCGCTGCTGATCGGACAAGGCGCCAACGATCCGCGCGTCAATCAGGATGAAAGCGACCAGATCGTGGAAGCCATGAAGGCCAAGGGCATTCCGGTGACCTATGTTCTTTATCCTGACGAAGGCCACGGCTTCGCCAAGCCTGCCAACAACATCGCCTTCAATGCAGTCACGGAGAATTTCCTCGCAACCTGCCTGGGCGGACGAGCTGAACCGATTGGCGATACGGTCAAGAACTCGACTGCTGAAATCGTCGAAGGCGCAGACTTTGTGCAAGGGCTTGAGGAAGCGCTCGCCGAATAA
- a CDS encoding SDR family oxidoreductase, with translation MSARKAIFITGGGSGIGRAIALYFGERGWFVGLGDIDTAGMKETESMLPGGYHYSHKFDVRDRDAWDKALEAFSTAAGGRIDVMANNAGIPIGGSLIENSVDEIERCLDINLKGVLFGAQAVHPYLKKTAPGSCLLNTASAAGIYGSPGGSVYSATKFGVRAITESLDGEWLADGINVRSLMPSFIDTPLLDHSPNKKTNEGIRARVIAGGLEITPVEEVAEAAWNAVHGEKLHTVVGKTAKDLAFAARWMPGRLRKRIRGGGKMLGD, from the coding sequence ATGTCGGCACGTAAAGCGATCTTCATCACCGGTGGTGGTTCCGGCATTGGCCGTGCGATTGCACTGTATTTTGGCGAACGCGGCTGGTTCGTGGGCCTTGGCGATATCGACACGGCAGGCATGAAAGAAACCGAGAGCATGCTGCCCGGCGGCTATCACTACTCGCACAAATTCGACGTCCGCGACCGCGACGCTTGGGACAAAGCTCTGGAAGCTTTCTCAACCGCTGCAGGCGGACGTATCGACGTGATGGCCAACAATGCGGGCATCCCCATTGGCGGTTCGCTGATTGAAAACTCGGTCGACGAGATCGAGCGTTGCCTGGACATCAATCTGAAGGGCGTGCTGTTCGGCGCGCAGGCCGTGCACCCCTATTTGAAGAAAACTGCGCCGGGTAGCTGCCTGCTCAACACCGCCAGCGCTGCCGGAATTTACGGCTCGCCCGGCGGATCGGTTTACAGCGCAACCAAATTCGGCGTGCGCGCGATTACGGAATCGCTCGATGGTGAATGGCTGGCCGACGGGATCAATGTCCGTTCGCTGATGCCCAGTTTCATCGACACGCCTTTGCTCGACCACTCACCAAACAAGAAGACCAACGAGGGCATCCGTGCGCGTGTAATCGCAGGCGGTTTGGAAATTACGCCAGTTGAGGAGGTGGCCGAGGCAGCATGGAACGCAGTACACGGCGAGAAGCTGCATACAGTCGTCGGCAAGACAGCGAAGGACTTAGCCTTTGCTGCACGCTGGATGCCGGGACGTTTGCGCAAACGCATTCGCGGCGGCGGCAAGATGCTCGGCGATTAA
- a CDS encoding 4a-hydroxytetrahydrobiopterin dehydratase, whose amino-acid sequence MSIEKLSDAERDTMLAEYTGWTLRADGVAIERKFEFADFSEAFAFMARVALLAEAQDHHPEWFNVYNRVEITLTTHDAGGLSARDAAMVKSIEALL is encoded by the coding sequence ATGTCTATCGAAAAGCTCAGTGATGCCGAGCGTGACACAATGTTGGCGGAATATACCGGCTGGACTCTGCGCGCCGATGGCGTTGCTATCGAACGAAAGTTCGAATTTGCCGATTTCAGCGAAGCCTTTGCGTTTATGGCGCGGGTCGCTTTGCTGGCCGAAGCCCAAGACCACCACCCCGAATGGTTCAACGTTTATAACCGCGTCGAAATTACGTTGACGACTCATGACGCTGGCGGTCTTTCGGCGCGCGATGCAGCGATGGTGAAATCTATCGAGGCGCTGCTTTAA
- the ccmA gene encoding heme ABC exporter ATP-binding protein CcmA, with protein sequence MQACTLTASNIACRRGDRLLFAGVDFTLAGGEALHLAGPNGIGKSSLMRIIAGLLRPLEGEVTRDGAAALLDDRPALDEYRTLGEALDFWAKVDGSRPDAATFGLEELMDVPVRFLSTGQRKRGALARMAGQQAPIWLLDEPLNGLDKDAVGIVETLVADHCKAGGIAVIASHQPFALESMTRLELPEFAA encoded by the coding sequence ATGCAAGCCTGCACTCTCACCGCCAGTAATATCGCCTGCCGCCGCGGCGACCGGCTGCTGTTCGCAGGTGTGGATTTTACTCTGGCGGGCGGCGAGGCGCTGCATCTGGCGGGGCCGAACGGTATCGGCAAATCCAGCCTCATGCGGATCATCGCCGGATTGCTGCGCCCGCTTGAAGGAGAGGTGACGCGGGACGGCGCTGCGGCGCTCCTCGACGACCGCCCTGCCCTCGACGAATATCGGACATTGGGCGAGGCGCTGGATTTCTGGGCGAAAGTGGACGGCAGCCGCCCCGATGCAGCAACATTCGGCCTTGAAGAGCTGATGGACGTGCCGGTGCGTTTCCTGTCCACCGGCCAGCGAAAGCGCGGGGCGCTTGCCCGCATGGCCGGACAGCAGGCACCGATCTGGCTGCTTGATGAGCCGCTCAACGGATTGGACAAAGATGCAGTCGGCATCGTCGAAACACTGGTAGCGGATCACTGCAAGGCCGGCGGCATCGCCGTAATCGCCTCCCATCAACCGTTTGCGCTGGAGAGCATGACCCGCCTCGAACTGCCGGAGTTTGCCGCATGA
- a CDS encoding heme exporter protein CcmB codes for MTGALWQVFKRDVAMLMPGGKRGGSLLPLLFFLAVAMLFPFAVGPEPALLAKTGGGVAWIAALLAALLPLDRLVAPDLESGILDQFALRGISDEASMASRLVAHWLGFGPPLILAAFPAAALLGLDGPTLHFLLLGLLAGTPGLAAIGLMIAALTASFRSGTALAGLMLVPIAVPILVFGAGSIPTGNYSGIALTAAISLVLLAIAPFAAGAAIRAAREG; via the coding sequence ATGACAGGCGCGTTGTGGCAAGTTTTCAAGCGCGACGTAGCAATGCTGATGCCCGGCGGAAAACGTGGCGGAAGCTTGCTCCCGCTGCTGTTCTTTCTCGCGGTGGCGATGCTGTTCCCCTTCGCAGTCGGACCGGAACCCGCACTGTTGGCGAAGACCGGCGGCGGTGTGGCTTGGATCGCCGCTCTGCTGGCTGCATTATTGCCACTCGACCGCTTGGTTGCGCCTGATCTCGAAAGCGGCATTCTCGACCAATTCGCCTTGCGCGGTATTTCAGACGAGGCGTCAATGGCCTCGCGCCTTGTCGCCCATTGGCTGGGCTTCGGCCCGCCGTTGATCTTGGCGGCATTTCCAGCCGCCGCGCTACTCGGCCTTGATGGCCCGACGCTGCATTTCCTCTTGCTGGGTTTGCTAGCCGGAACACCGGGCCTCGCCGCCATCGGACTGATGATCGCTGCACTCACCGCAAGCTTCCGCAGCGGAACCGCTCTGGCAGGTTTGATGCTGGTCCCGATCGCTGTGCCGATACTGGTCTTCGGAGCCGGCAGCATACCTACCGGCAATTACAGCGGCATCGCCCTGACAGCGGCGATCAGTCTGGTGCTTTTAGCAATTGCGCCCTTCGCCGCTGGTGCAGCGATCAGAGCCGCACGCGAAGGTTAG
- the map gene encoding type I methionyl aminopeptidase, whose protein sequence is MMDYQTVTDGETVLRDGTIKLHGPEGFEGMRRAGKLAASILDALVDVVEPGITTAAIDDFVRQMMLDGGAVPATLGYRGYTHSCCISINHVICHGIPSDKVLKDGDIVNIDVTPLLDGWHGDTSRMYLVGDVPLKAKRLVEVTHKCLMLGIENAQPGARLGDVGAAIQAYAESFRYGVVREFCGHGLGRLFHDAPEVVHAAQAGTGPELRPGMFFTIEPMINTGKPHVKLLRDGWTAVTRDKSLSAQFEHSIGITETGNEIFTISEKGLHRPGFD, encoded by the coding sequence ATGATGGATTATCAAACAGTCACAGACGGTGAAACAGTGCTGCGCGACGGCACAATCAAGTTGCACGGGCCGGAAGGCTTCGAAGGTATGCGGCGCGCGGGTAAGCTCGCGGCAAGTATTCTCGATGCACTGGTCGATGTTGTCGAGCCGGGCATCACCACGGCTGCAATCGACGACTTTGTTCGCCAGATGATGCTGGATGGCGGCGCGGTTCCGGCCACGCTCGGCTATCGCGGATATACACATAGCTGCTGCATCTCGATCAACCATGTGATCTGTCACGGCATTCCTTCTGACAAGGTTCTTAAGGATGGCGACATCGTTAATATCGACGTCACGCCGCTTCTCGACGGCTGGCACGGCGACACCAGCCGTATGTATCTGGTTGGTGATGTCCCGCTCAAGGCGAAGCGCTTGGTCGAAGTGACCCATAAATGTTTGATGCTCGGTATTGAAAATGCTCAACCGGGCGCGCGGCTGGGTGATGTCGGCGCGGCCATTCAGGCCTATGCGGAGAGCTTCCGTTATGGTGTGGTGCGCGAATTTTGTGGTCACGGCCTTGGCCGCCTGTTCCACGATGCACCCGAAGTCGTTCATGCTGCGCAGGCTGGCACTGGTCCTGAACTGCGCCCCGGTATGTTCTTCACCATCGAACCGATGATCAACACCGGCAAGCCGCATGTGAAACTGCTGCGCGACGGCTGGACCGCCGTGACGCGCGACAAGTCGTTAAGCGCCCAGTTCGAACATTCGATCGGTATTACCGAGACCGGCAACGAGATTTTCACGATCAGCGAGAAGGGTCTGCACCGGCCCGGCTTCGACTGA
- a CDS encoding DUF4163 domain-containing protein, with amino-acid sequence MKKRFLYGSMMAAILVAGCEMDPAETAPQEGARETAQASGKALKDNDLDGTRPSSADTQKSASEADATAKASATATTSENGVSSSASESSADGARAVAEKSDLYDFEYSYPAEAGKIPTLRSKLDDELDQEREALKSDALEARSDAKGRGFPYNAYSVNVNWEAVSDLPGWLSLSKLEWTYSGGAHGNSVFGSMLWDKNKDRMVAPVTLFESPMALTDAVREPFCEALNQQRAEKRGTPIVTDSEDIFTECIDPVESSALVPVSSNGRTFDRLTFLIPPYAAGPYAEGSYEVTLPVTQAVFDAVNPDYSAAFSKRR; translated from the coding sequence TTGAAGAAGCGGTTTCTCTACGGTTCGATGATGGCGGCTATACTGGTCGCAGGGTGCGAAATGGACCCTGCCGAAACGGCACCTCAAGAAGGTGCGCGAGAGACGGCTCAGGCCTCTGGTAAAGCATTAAAAGATAATGATTTAGATGGCACGCGCCCATCATCCGCAGACACGCAGAAATCAGCATCGGAAGCAGACGCTACTGCAAAGGCCTCTGCCACCGCTACCACATCTGAAAATGGTGTTTCTAGCAGCGCTTCCGAATCGAGCGCTGACGGGGCTCGCGCGGTGGCCGAAAAGAGTGATCTCTACGACTTCGAATATTCATATCCGGCCGAGGCGGGGAAGATTCCAACGCTCCGGTCAAAGCTGGACGACGAACTCGATCAGGAACGCGAGGCGCTCAAATCGGATGCGCTTGAAGCGCGTTCCGATGCAAAGGGTCGCGGCTTTCCGTACAATGCTTACTCGGTCAATGTGAATTGGGAAGCGGTCAGCGATCTGCCCGGATGGCTGAGCTTGAGTAAGCTGGAATGGACCTATTCTGGCGGTGCACACGGCAATTCGGTGTTCGGTTCGATGCTGTGGGACAAGAACAAGGACCGGATGGTTGCCCCGGTCACATTGTTCGAATCTCCCATGGCATTGACCGATGCGGTGCGCGAACCTTTCTGCGAAGCGCTCAACCAGCAGCGCGCGGAAAAGCGCGGCACTCCGATCGTTACGGATAGTGAAGACATCTTCACCGAATGCATCGATCCAGTGGAAAGCAGCGCGTTGGTGCCAGTGTCTTCGAACGGCCGCACTTTTGACCGGCTGACCTTTCTGATTCCGCCTTATGCCGCCGGCCCCTACGCCGAAGGCAGTTACGAAGTGACCCTGCCGGTGACACAGGCTGTATTTGATGCAGTGAACCCTGATTATTCGGCTGCATTCAGCAAGCGCCGGTGA
- a CDS encoding leucyl aminopeptidase family protein: MSKKTDLIAADRGQDAISLHLIDKDGFADWAKKLTGGQRASLEAQKFEGSGNQTAIVSDGDKWFAVGGVANPADLSSWCLAKLAEALPAGTYRLASGNPGAAMLGWQTAQYHFGRYLSDDTPTGPRVLLTKEAKAIDGSQEEAAAVAKVRDLVNTPAEDMGPAALEAEAEALAKAYRAQLTVTKGDTLEQEYPMVHAVGRAATRHHAPRMLELKWGDEKHPKLAIIGKGVCFDSGGLDVKSAAGMKLMKKDMGGAAHALALAGLVMGGGLKVRLHMLVPAVENAIAGNAFRPGDVLNSRKGLTVEIGNTDAEGRLILGDALTRASEEEPDMMIDFATLTGAARIALGPDLAAMMCRNDDTAQAFLDAGKANDDEVWRLPLPESYREYLKSDIADMNNTQTNPYAGASVAGLFLDRFVGEGIDWTHFDTFAWRPFPKPGRPKGGEALGLRAAWHMLQSRYGDG; this comes from the coding sequence ATGAGCAAAAAGACAGATTTGATAGCAGCCGATCGCGGACAGGACGCGATTTCCCTTCACCTCATCGACAAAGACGGTTTTGCCGATTGGGCCAAGAAACTCACGGGCGGGCAGCGCGCCTCGCTTGAAGCGCAAAAGTTTGAAGGCAGCGGCAACCAGACAGCTATCGTATCGGATGGCGACAAATGGTTTGCCGTGGGCGGCGTGGCAAACCCTGCTGACCTCTCAAGCTGGTGCCTCGCAAAACTCGCCGAGGCATTACCAGCCGGCACCTACAGACTGGCCAGCGGCAATCCGGGTGCAGCCATGCTCGGTTGGCAGACTGCGCAGTACCATTTCGGCCGCTATCTCTCGGACGACACGCCCACAGGTCCGCGCGTTTTGTTGACCAAGGAAGCCAAGGCGATTGATGGCTCTCAGGAGGAAGCGGCGGCAGTCGCCAAGGTGCGCGATCTGGTGAACACGCCCGCGGAGGATATGGGTCCAGCCGCGCTGGAGGCCGAAGCGGAAGCTCTTGCCAAGGCATACAGAGCGCAACTGACAGTGACCAAGGGTGACACATTGGAGCAGGAATACCCGATGGTGCATGCCGTCGGCCGAGCCGCCACGCGCCATCATGCACCCAGAATGCTGGAGCTGAAATGGGGCGACGAAAAACATCCTAAGCTGGCAATTATCGGCAAGGGTGTGTGTTTCGATTCAGGCGGTTTAGATGTGAAGTCCGCCGCGGGCATGAAATTGATGAAGAAGGATATGGGCGGCGCGGCTCATGCTCTTGCCCTCGCCGGTTTGGTGATGGGCGGCGGACTTAAGGTGCGGCTGCATATGCTGGTCCCGGCGGTTGAAAATGCCATCGCTGGTAACGCTTTCCGCCCCGGCGATGTGCTTAATTCGCGCAAGGGGCTGACGGTCGAAATCGGGAATACCGATGCAGAAGGACGGCTGATCCTAGGCGATGCTTTGACCCGCGCCAGCGAAGAAGAGCCAGACATGATGATCGACTTCGCCACGCTGACCGGGGCAGCGCGGATTGCGCTCGGCCCTGACCTTGCTGCGATGATGTGCCGCAATGACGACACGGCACAGGCATTTCTCGATGCTGGTAAAGCAAATGACGACGAAGTCTGGCGCTTGCCCCTGCCCGAAAGTTACCGCGAATATTTGAAGTCGGACATTGCCGACATGAATAACACCCAGACAAACCCTTATGCAGGCGCGAGCGTCGCTGGCCTATTCCTCGACCGGTTTGTCGGCGAAGGCATTGATTGGACGCACTTTGATACGTTCGCGTGGCGCCCCTTCCCCAAGCCCGGACGGCCCAAAGGCGGCGAGGCGCTTGGCCTGCGCGCAGCATGGCATATGTTGCAATCACGCTACGGTGACGGGTAA
- the argC gene encoding N-acetyl-gamma-glutamyl-phosphate reductase yields the protein MTHAVFIDGAAGTTGLEIADRLATRPEFELITLADDKRKDASARRDALNAADVAILCLPDDAARESVAMIDNNTTRVIDASTAHRTAAGWTYGFQELTGSDVVASAMRVSNPGCYPTGFLGLVAPLISASMLPADRSYAVSAVSGYSGGGKALIERFHEEADIGWRGYGLTLDHKHLAEMKAHAGLTQTPIFMPAVIRAHRGMVVQVPVALDDSTVDAGAMRAALAQFYMGSNIVEVADAPADGEILLSENAGPWDGMRLHVLGDESGHQAMLVAVLDNLGKGASGAAVQSLNLMAGLDETAGLALGHAPTA from the coding sequence ATGACCCACGCTGTCTTTATCGACGGTGCTGCCGGAACAACCGGTCTCGAAATTGCCGATCGGCTGGCCACGCGCCCAGAATTCGAACTGATCACTCTTGCTGACGATAAGCGTAAGGATGCTAGCGCCCGGCGCGACGCGCTCAATGCTGCAGACGTGGCGATCCTGTGTCTGCCCGACGATGCCGCCCGCGAATCCGTGGCGATGATCGACAACAACACCACCCGCGTTATCGACGCGTCGACCGCGCACCGCACTGCTGCGGGCTGGACCTACGGCTTTCAAGAACTGACCGGCTCCGATGTGGTTGCGTCCGCCATGCGGGTCAGCAATCCCGGGTGCTATCCGACAGGCTTCCTCGGCCTCGTTGCACCGCTCATTAGCGCTTCGATGCTGCCAGCGGACCGCAGTTACGCAGTTAGCGCCGTCTCCGGCTATTCGGGCGGCGGCAAGGCGCTGATCGAACGCTTCCACGAAGAAGCTGACATTGGCTGGCGCGGCTATGGCCTGACACTGGATCACAAACACCTTGCCGAGATGAAGGCCCATGCTGGCCTGACCCAAACGCCAATCTTCATGCCCGCCGTGATCCGTGCGCACCGCGGGATGGTGGTGCAAGTTCCGGTAGCACTGGACGATAGTACCGTAGACGCCGGTGCCATGCGCGCGGCCCTCGCCCAATTCTACATGGGTTCAAATATTGTCGAGGTTGCGGACGCACCGGCCGATGGCGAGATTTTGCTGAGCGAGAACGCTGGTCCTTGGGACGGTATGCGGCTGCATGTTTTGGGCGACGAAAGCGGTCACCAAGCCATGCTGGTGGCCGTGCTCGACAACCTTGGAAAAGGGGCCAGCGGCGCGGCGGTACAATCGCTGAATCTGATGGCCGGGCTGGACGAAACCGCAGGGCTCGCGCTCGGCCACGCACCGACTGCCTGA